Proteins from a genomic interval of Rosa chinensis cultivar Old Blush chromosome 2, RchiOBHm-V2, whole genome shotgun sequence:
- the LOC112188308 gene encoding F-box/FBD/LRR-repeat protein At2g04230, producing the protein MICFYYPVMAPSTKRQICSNANPNNKRLRKQDQTKEGQEKIDRNVMAVDKLLPRLPDLIVHKIFRLIPTKLAIRSTIVSKQWASVWSLGVPLLDFDDEGDSTDHDGDNLVRRKLLFIDFVESCMKHCGKKKLLELDSFRLRMRYDSELIGATRIDKWFSFVVDRCVKELDISIQRKDDNDPVKSTYYCIPHTILNAQFLTGLNLEHVRIQESIDLISLPLLKTMSLNTVLFDCRMHSDRSLWMGCPSIEHLSLTSCSFSSLQCSTITVINSSLKFLQVMYCKCVSFQLRDENLESVIFTSEFSQLHSICLLNECVKLKYISIYAQHAKICEIPGTCRDNVKANIDIPNLRVFGYDGYLLPNDVISMKARNPLAALIKLNWDAEEEVLELTFLPPWTHFPTWRDFLQNFDCFDKLELDIRHDAIAEVLTFSENFRKTFSPPLPNIKYVRISIVRLRCPQTVARVSALINSLHWMAPSATITLNYWDYGPPESSGESSGEDE; encoded by the exons ATGATCTGCTTCTATTATCCAGTTATGGCGCCGAGTACGAAAAGACAAATATGCAGCAATGCAAACCCAAATAACAAAAGGCTCAGAAAGCAAGACCAAACAAAGGAAGGTCAAGAGAAGATTGATCGAAACGTCATGGCTGTGGACAAATTGCTACCTCGCCTTCCAGACCTTATTGTTCACAAGATTTTCCGACTCATTCCCACTAAACTTGCCATACGCTCAACCATTGTTTCTAAACAATGGGCAAGTGTGTGGTCTTTGGGAGTCCCCCTCTTAGATTTCGATGACGAGGGGGACTCTACTGATCATGATGGTGACAATCTCGTCCGCAGGAAGctgttgttcattgattttgtgGAAAGCTGTATGAAACATTGTGGGAAAAAGAAGCTCTTGGAGTTGGATAGTTTCAGGCTTCGAATGAGATATGATTCTGAGTTAATAGGCGCGACAAGAATAGACAAGTGGTTTAGTTTTGTGGTTGATAGATGCGTCAAAGAGTTAGATATCAGCATTCAAAGAAAAGATGACAATGATCCGGTCAAAAGCACATACTACTGCATACCTCATACCATTCTCAATGCTCAATTTCTTACTGGTCTGAATCTGGAGCATGTGAGAATACAGGAGAGTATTGATCTGATAAGCCTTCCGTTGTTGAAAACCATGTCCCTAAACACTGTGCTGTTTGATTGCCGCATGCATTCGGATAGATCACTCTGGATGGGTTGTCCTTCCATCGAGCATTTGTCATTAACTTCGTGTTCTTTTAGCTCATTACAGTGTTCGACGATCACTGTCATAAATTCCAGTCTTAAATTCTTGCAGGTTATGTATTGCAAGTGTGTGTCTTTTCAACTTAGAGATGAGAATCTTGAATCTGTTATATTCACTTCAGAATTTTCTCAACTTCATTCCATCTGCTTGCTTAATGAATGCGTCAAGTTGAAATATATCAGCATTTATGCTCAGCATGCGAAGATTTGTGAAATTCCCGGAACATGTCGAGATAATGTGAAGGCCAATATTGATATTCCAAATCTCCGAGTTTTTGGCTACGATGGTTATTTGCTGCCTAATGATGTAATCTCTATGAAAGCTCGAAATCCATTGGCTGCACTTATCAAGCTTAATTGGGATGCTGAAGAAGAAGTTCTAGAACTTACTTTCCTCCCTCCATggacacattttcctacttggAGAGATTTTCTTCAAAACTTTGATTGCTTCGATAAATTAGAGCTAGATATTCGTCATGATGCCATTGCAGAG GTACTCAcgttttcagaaaatttcagGAAGACCTTCTCACCACCATTGCCTAATATCAAGTATGTTAGAATCTCGATTGTACGTCTTCGTTGTCCGCAGACAGTGGCCAGAGTTTCTGCCTTGATAAACTCTTTGCATTGGATGGCACCATCTGCAACAATCACATTAAATTACTGGGACTATGGGCCGCCTGAATCTTCAGGGGAATCTTCAGGCGAAGATGAATAA